The Sulfurimonas sp. genome includes the window AAAAAAGCGCCCTCTATTGGCATAAATAAAAGAACATAATCAAGTGTATTTACACCTTCAAGTTTGTCGTATTGTTTCGAGCTTAGAGCTTTTATGTGCGTTTTTATTGAAAATATATGCTCTTTTAAAGCTATTGCTCGTTCCTCATCATCATCTTCACTCATAAACCTCTCATAAGCAACTAAAGAAACTTTTGAGTCTATGATAATATCTCTGTCTTGTGGCATATGAATAACTACATCAGGTCTATAAGTTTTACCTTCACTTGATTTTAAAGTTGCCTGTGTTTCATACTCCATACCCTCTCTTAAACCTGACTCTTCTAAGATGCGTTCTAAAATTATTTCTCCCCAATTTCCTTGAGTTTTATTTTCACCTTTTAAAGCATTAGTTAGATTTATAGCATCTTGGGAGAGTTGAATATTCATCTGTTTTAGTCTTAGTAATTCATCTTTAAGTAGATGCCCATCTTTTAACTGAGTAGTAAACTGTTCACGAGATTGTATAGAGAAGTTAGATATTTGTTCTCTAAAAGGTTTTAATAATATTTCAAATTGTTCTTTATGAGTATGGTCAAATTTTTTTGTTTTATCATCAAAAATTTTACTTGCCAAGTTATTAAACTCTAAACCAAGTTCCGCTTTTGCATCTTTAAGAACCTCTAGTTTCTCTTGGGAAAATCTCACCTCATCATCATATCTAGCATTTAAAACTGCCAACTCTAACTTAAAGGCATTCTTTTCTTGAATTACTTTTAAATATAGATAAAACAAAACTAAAATAACGACACCACTAAAACTAAATAGCACCAAATATATATCTAAATTTTGTAAATCCATCTAAATTAAAACCTCTTGTATTTATAAATTTTGTTATTATTATACTATGATTGAACGGAATGAAGGTTTAAATCTTAGTATTGGTACTTTAATTCAGGACATAGACAAAGTATCTGCAAGAAACGCTAGCATTATTTACACAAGTTATACTTAAATTATTTTAATTTTAATAAATTCAAGATTTATTTTGTTTTACTTGGGTATAATTCGCATAATATTTTAGGAGAAGGTGCTTTGCAGTTGGCAAACTTGTATCATCTCCTTAATTACAAGGATTATGATGCAAGAAGAAAATGCACAAACACAAGAAGAAACAAAACAAGAAGAGCCTCAAATTACTTTTGATGATTTAGGTTTAAACAAAGACATGCTAAGAAGCGTAAAACAAGCAGGTTTTACTGTACCGAGTCCTATTCAAGCAGCTGCAATTCCATTTGTACTTCAAGGTAGAGATATCGTAGGTCAAGCACATACAGGTACAGGTAAAACTGCTGCTTTTGGTCTTCCAGCACTAAACAATATTGATGTAAAAAGTGGTGTTGAGATTTTAGTTATTACTCCAACACGCGAACTTGCTACTCAAGTAAGTGATGAGTTATTCAAGTACGGAAGAGGCATAAATGCTAGAACTGTTACAGTTTACGGTGGTAGTTCATACAAAAGACAGATAGACCTTATTGAGCGTGGGGCAAGTGTTGTTGTAGCCACTCCAGGTCGTCTTTTAGACATCTTAAAAAAAGATATGCTTAAAGATTTTTCTCCTAGCATAGTTGTTTTAGATGAAGCTGATGAGATGCTAGATATGGGATTTTTAGATGATATAAATGAAATCTTTTCGTATATTCCTACAAATCGTCAAACTCTACTTTTCTCAGCAACTATGCCTAAACCTATTAAACTTTTAGCAGAACGAATTTTAAATAACCCTGAGTTTATTTCTATAACAAAAGGTGAAACTACAAATGCTGATATTGACCAAGAGTATTATGTAATCGAAGAGAGTGAAAGAGATGATGCAGTTATTCGTCTTATGGATTCTGAGGGAACTAAAAAAGCGATTGTATTTTGTAGAACAAAAAGTGAAGTTGATAGACTAAGTAATGTTTTATCAAATGCTGGGTATTTAGCAAATGGTCTTCATGGAGATATGGAACAACGTCAACGTGAAGCAGTAATAAAAGGTTTTAAAAGCGATTCTATAAAAGTTCTTGTTGCAACTGATGTAGCTGCTCGTGGTATTCATGTAAACAATATTTCCCATGTTTTTAATTATCACATCCCTTTTGACCCTGAGTCTTATGTTCACCGCATCGGTAGAACAGGTCGCGCGGGAACTAAAGGTAAAGCTATAACACTTTTAACTCCACTAGAGTTTAAAGAACTTCAACGAATCAAATCAAAAGTTGGAGCAACTATGACTCACGCTTTTGTTCCAAGTAAAAATGACTTAAGAAGTTCAACTATCGATAAACTTGTTAGTAATGTTGAAAATCAACATATCTATGATGAAGCACATAAAGTTTTAGACAAACTTAGAGAAGATATTGATGAAGAACAAATGGCTTACAAACTTATCTCTATGCTACTTGACCAACAAGATATAAAAGGTCCAAATCAAATCGGAATACCTGCTGATAGATTAGACGCTATTTTAGAGCGTGCTGGAAGAAGAAGAGATACTGGTGGCGGTCGTGGTCGCAGTCGTGGTAGAAGTGGCGGCGGCGGTGGTTACCGTGGCAATAAGCCTCGCTCAGGTGGAGGTGGAAATAGAAACCGTGAGGGTGGAGGAAGTCGTGAAGGTGGTGGTTACAGAGGTAATCGCGATAGAAATCGCTCAAATTCTTCTAGACATAGAGATTAATTCAAAAAAGTTATGCATCTTTTGATATAATCAAAAAATGTATTTCTTTAAAAAAAGTTTTTTTCTACTAAGCATATTTTTTCTTTTTGAGTTGTCAGCATCTGTAACTCAAAAAGACATTTTACTTATACACTCTTACCATAGAGGTTATAAGTGGAGTGATGACATCTCTAAAGTCATCGATAAAAATTTTGATAACAGAGATGATGTATCTCTAACTACTGTCTATATGGACACAAAAAAAGTTGCAACTCCCCTTTACTTTGACAGACTATTTGAACTTTATGATGAACGCTTTAGAAACAGAGGTTTTGATCTTATAATCGCTGCTGACAACAATGCATTAGAGTTTGTCATCAGATATCATGAGCATCTATTTAAAGACTTACCCGTTGTATTTTTAGGTATAAACAACTTTGATGAAGCCATGATTTACGAGAACAATATGCGTTCATACACTACTGGGGTAGTTGAAGCGGTTGATATTAAAAAAAATATAGACCTCATCTTAAACCTTCATCCAAAACTAAAAAAAATTCTCATTATAAATGACCACTCAAGAACAGGTTTCGCCATTAAAAGAGATATATTTAAAGTTCTACCTATTTATAAAAATAGAGTTGAATTTGAATATGTTGATAATATGAAAATATCTAACTTAAAGAACAAGGTAACAAATCTTTCTAAGGATACAGCCATACTTTGGGTTTTACTTTTTCAAGATAAAGCAGGAAAATATTTTACTTATAAAGAGAGTTTAGAAGAAGTAAGAGAGATTTCAAATACCCCAATTTATGGCTTATGGGATTTTTACTTAGGAGAGGGCATCGTTGGTGGAGTTTTAACAAGTGCAGCATCACAAGCAGAGTCAGCATCTATAATGGTTGAAGATTTACTAAAAGGAGTAAATCCAAGAACAGTACCCATCTTAACTAAAAGTCCAAATAAATATATGTTTGATTATAATGAACTTCAAAAATATAAAATACAAATTCCATCTTCTATAAAGAACTATGAAATTATAAACAAACCATTCTCTTTTTATGAAACTTATAAAAAATTGGTTTGGGCAACTATTGGCACTCTTTTCATAATCACAATAATTCTAATCTTACTAACCATAAAT containing:
- a CDS encoding DNA recombination protein RmuC, whose amino-acid sequence is MDLQNLDIYLVLFSFSGVVILVLFYLYLKVIQEKNAFKLELAVLNARYDDEVRFSQEKLEVLKDAKAELGLEFNNLASKIFDDKTKKFDHTHKEQFEILLKPFREQISNFSIQSREQFTTQLKDGHLLKDELLRLKQMNIQLSQDAINLTNALKGENKTQGNWGEIILERILEESGLREGMEYETQATLKSSEGKTYRPDVVIHMPQDRDIIIDSKVSLVAYERFMSEDDDEERAIALKEHIFSIKTHIKALSSKQYDKLEGVNTLDYVLLFMPIEGAFLLALEQDGEFFKKAYDSNILVVSPSTLLVTLKTIEHIWRTQKQQDHAKKIAEEAEAMYGKLVLFVDEMTKVGSHLQKAQDSYDTSMNRLKTGKGNIIKRAQNMIELGLKPKKILSISSED
- a CDS encoding DEAD/DEAH box helicase; translated protein: MQEENAQTQEETKQEEPQITFDDLGLNKDMLRSVKQAGFTVPSPIQAAAIPFVLQGRDIVGQAHTGTGKTAAFGLPALNNIDVKSGVEILVITPTRELATQVSDELFKYGRGINARTVTVYGGSSYKRQIDLIERGASVVVATPGRLLDILKKDMLKDFSPSIVVLDEADEMLDMGFLDDINEIFSYIPTNRQTLLFSATMPKPIKLLAERILNNPEFISITKGETTNADIDQEYYVIEESERDDAVIRLMDSEGTKKAIVFCRTKSEVDRLSNVLSNAGYLANGLHGDMEQRQREAVIKGFKSDSIKVLVATDVAARGIHVNNISHVFNYHIPFDPESYVHRIGRTGRAGTKGKAITLLTPLEFKELQRIKSKVGATMTHAFVPSKNDLRSSTIDKLVSNVENQHIYDEAHKVLDKLREDIDEEQMAYKLISMLLDQQDIKGPNQIGIPADRLDAILERAGRRRDTGGGRGRSRGRSGGGGGYRGNKPRSGGGGNRNREGGGSREGGGYRGNRDRNRSNSSRHRD